From the genome of Deltaproteobacteria bacterium IMCC39524:
GGTCACCAGGAAGAAGATCGTCAGAGAGGTTTTCCAGCCACGCTCCTTCTGCATAACCAGGAACTGCGCAACACAGGGGACAAACAAGGTCAGGGTGACCGCGGCAACCGTCAGTTGGACAGGGTCAAGCAAACCTTCTGTCTGCAGATCATAAAGGCCGGCCGCGCCAAAATCACGGCGAAAGAAACCGAAGATAAACGCTGCCGAAGCCTCGTTCGGCAAGCCGAGCAAACGCATCACCGGGTTGAACATGCCGACCAGCCATTCCAACGCCCCGGAAAGTTTTCCAGCCACGAGCAAAACAGACGCGATCATGAAAAGCGGGAAAATTTCCATAAAATACCACTGCATGCGGGTGAGGGTCTTGATCATTACGTTCTGTATCTGGGGCAGACGCATCGGCGGGATTTCCATGTAGAACATCGGCCGCTCACCGGGCACGATTTGCGCAGCCAGAAAGCCAACCAGCAAGAACACACCGACCATGCTCACCATCCAGGCCATCAAGGCGCCAGGAACTCCAGAGAGAAGGCCAAGGATAACTCCCATCTGTGCACTGCAGGGGATGGCCAGAGCCAGCAGCAGGGTCGCAATAATCCGTTCACGGGTCGACTCAAGAGTGCGGGTGACAACCGTTGCCATGGTATCGCAACCGAAACCGAGGACCATGGGGATAACCGCACGCCCGTTCAGGCCAATTTTTTTAAAGACCCTGTCAACCAACATCGCCAAACGGGGGAAATAGCCACTGTCTTCGATGACGGCAAAGGCAACAAAGAAGGTTCCGACAATCGGCAGGATGATTGCAACGGCATAGCGAACCCCGAGGGTGAACAAACCGTATTCACCGACGAGCAGTTCGTTAAGCCAGTACCAGGGGATATACGTCTCACACAGACCGATCACCCAGGGGTTGAGAAACTCTTCAAAAACAGCCCCCTCAAGGAAATCAACAATGGTTCCTGCACCGAAGCCGCCGACAAACTGGTAGAGGCCCAGATAGAGGACGATCAGCAGCAAGGGCACACCGGTCCAGGGGTTCATGGTCCAGTTGGAGACATGATCGGCGAAGGTCTGCTGATTGCCATCTTTCTGAGTTATGACGCCACCCAGGAGGCCGTTACAGATCCGTTTGCGCTCCAGGCTGATACGCAGATGCAGGTCCACTCGTCGATCAAAGATGGTGTCGTTAACAGCCTTTTCCACCCTTTCGTAGCGATCACCTTCCCTGTCCTTGACTCTCTCAGCAATCTCCTCATCACGCTGTAACAGCATAAGGGTCAAGCTACGCCGGTTGAGGGTGTAGTCCCCTTGCATCAGTTCACTGATGCCATGGATGTCTTTTTCGAGATCTGTTGCATAGTTAAAGGTCGCTTTACTGACTTCAAAATCACGTATCGCATCTCGCAGCTCCCACAGGCCTCGTTTGGCACGTCCCATCGCACCGCCAACAACAGGGATTTGCAACTTCTCCTGCAGAAGGGCGATATCGACATGCATGCCGACCCGTTCCGCCTCATCCATAATGTTGATCAGAAGGACAACCGGCAACCCGGCTTCGATGAGCTGGAGTGTCATCGGCAGCATTCTCTCAAGATTGCGTGCATCGATGACGTGCACCACCACATGCGGCGATTCCTCAAGGAGAATCCGCCTGGCCACCCGCTCTTCCTCGGTAATAGGAAGCAAAGAGTACATACCAGGTGTATCAAGAACCTGATAATGCTCACCGGCAATCTCGCATTGGCCCCGAGAGACCTCAACAGAGGTACCAGGGTAATTGGAAACTGTCGTGTAGCTGCCGGTCATGGTATTGAACACCACACTTTTACCGACATTCGGGTTACCAACCAGGATAATTTTCTTTTCAGTTTGCGTTTGGCTTTGCATAGACGTACGGAGAGCCTTCCATCTTGTTATTGATAATCATTTTCAGAACAACACAAAAAAAAGAGACTTATCTTAAGTTGTTAGGGGAACAGTCTGCGCAAGAACCGTAAAGCTCAAGACGATGGCGTTCAATAGAAAAGCCATGCTCTCCGGCGACTTCCACCTGGAGAGCCTCGATACGAGGGTCCTCAAATTCGACGATTTTCCCGCAGGAGACGCAGATCAGGTGATCATGATGCTCGTCATGATCGCTGGCCTCGTAACGTGCCTGGCCATCTCCAAAATGACGTTGCTCGGCGATACCGCATTGTGCAAACAGTTTCAAGCTGCGATGAACAGTTGCATAACCGATACTAGGGTGCTGCTTGCGCAAACGCAGAT
Proteins encoded in this window:
- the feoB gene encoding ferrous iron transport protein B translates to MQSQTQTEKKIILVGNPNVGKSVVFNTMTGSYTTVSNYPGTSVEVSRGQCEIAGEHYQVLDTPGMYSLLPITEEERVARRILLEESPHVVVHVIDARNLERMLPMTLQLIEAGLPVVLLINIMDEAERVGMHVDIALLQEKLQIPVVGGAMGRAKRGLWELRDAIRDFEVSKATFNYATDLEKDIHGISELMQGDYTLNRRSLTLMLLQRDEEIAERVKDREGDRYERVEKAVNDTIFDRRVDLHLRISLERKRICNGLLGGVITQKDGNQQTFADHVSNWTMNPWTGVPLLLIVLYLGLYQFVGGFGAGTIVDFLEGAVFEEFLNPWVIGLCETYIPWYWLNELLVGEYGLFTLGVRYAVAIILPIVGTFFVAFAVIEDSGYFPRLAMLVDRVFKKIGLNGRAVIPMVLGFGCDTMATVVTRTLESTRERIIATLLLALAIPCSAQMGVILGLLSGVPGALMAWMVSMVGVFLLVGFLAAQIVPGERPMFYMEIPPMRLPQIQNVMIKTLTRMQWYFMEIFPLFMIASVLLVAGKLSGALEWLVGMFNPVMRLLGLPNEASAAFIFGFFRRDFGAAGLYDLQTEGLLDPVQLTVAAVTLTLFVPCVAQFLVMQKERGWKTSLTIFFLVTGLAFAVGWALNKFLLMTGFLV
- a CDS encoding transcriptional repressor codes for the protein MGHADSKKKFKDFLLSQGLKSTNQRELILAEFLRAGSHLSTEELYLRLRKQHPSIGYATVHRSLKLFAQCGIAEQRHFGDGQARYEASDHDEHHDHLICVSCGKIVEFEDPRIEALQVEVAGEHGFSIERHRLELYGSCADCSPNNLR